The Pyrus communis chromosome 14, drPyrComm1.1, whole genome shotgun sequence sequence CACGCCTTGTCGATTTTCGATAGAATATCTTATCCTGATgtatttgcctacaacaacatgATCAGAGGATTAATTTTGGTTAAGTCCCCATATCACTCGTTGTTATTGTATAACAAACTTTTACTAGATAGATTGAAACCAGACAATTACACTTacacctttgttcttaaagcatgTTCCCAACTGAATGCACTCTTTGAAGGCAGACAAGTGCATTGCCGGATAGTTAAGGCCGGCGTAGCTATGGATACTCACGTTCACAGCTCACTAATACACATGTACTCGAGTTCAACAGACAGTTTGGATTGCGCAGAACAAGTACTCGCAGGGTTCTCTGAGGAAAACACGCTTGCAAAGAACTCCTTAATTTCTGGGTACCTTAGATGGGGTCAAGTAGAGAAGGCTAGGGCAATGTTTGATAACATGGTGGCAAAAGATGATGCATCTTGGAGCGCAATGATAGGAGGGTACACAAAGAACGGTATGTATGCAGATGCATTAGGGATTTTCCGAAAAATGACGATGATTTTGAAGGTTTCTGCAAACGAATCGACCCTAGTGAGCTCATTGTCTGCCTGTGCTCATTTGGGAGCTCTAGATCAAGGGAAATGGATACATACATATGCTGATAAAATCGGGGCTAAGATTAGTGTGACTCTTGGCACTGCTCTCATAGACATGTATGCCAAATGTGGCAGCATTGAACACGGTTACAAAATCTTTCGGAAGATGTCACAAAAAGATGCAGTTACTTGGGGAGCTATGATTTCTGGTTTTGCCATACATGGGGATGCTGAGAAATGTTTCGAACTGTTTGATGAAATGGTTGCGAACGGAATGTATCCAAACGAAGTCATTTTTGTGGCTATTTTATCTGCTTGTTCCCATGCCGGGCGTGTCGAAATGGGATACGAGTACTTTTACAAAATGGTGCATGACTATGGGATAAGACCATCCATTGAACATTATGGATGCATGGTAGACCTTCTCGGCCGTGCCGGGCGGCTAGAAGAGGCGGAAGAGCTCATCATGTCAATGCCGGAAAACCCCAATTCAGTTATCTGGGGTGCGTTGCTTGGCGCTTGTCGGACGCATGGTGACCTGAGGAGAGGGAACCTTGCATTCAAGCACTTGACTGAACTGGAACCAATGTCTGGTGACAGATACAAACTAGCAGGGATTATGTTTGCCAATACTGGAGAAAAGGAAAGTGCAACTGAAATTCAGAAACTCATCGGAGAAAACGAATTGGAGACTACTCGTGGGATGAGCTTAATCGAAATAGATGGCGTCGTCCATGAGTTTGTAGCGGGGAGTATTCATCATAGCAGGCACAAAGAAATCTACAACATGTGGGACAAGGTTCATAGATTGTTGGTCATTGATGAAACCGCAAAAAATAGCAATACTCCTTACATGCAAACGAGCTTTTAGCACAAATTAGTAAGAGCATTTACCACTGCACGAAAGACTCGTAAAATATTCGATTCATTCATGATCGTGAAATATAAGATAGCTGTATATACTCACAATTTATTGAAAGATCTGGTACATGATAGAATTCTTACATATATATTCTGGGACGATCACAAATTATATCATATGCAAATGTGCTTCCAGTTTTTGCATGTTCCTCTTTCTGCTCTCTGTGGGAGGAGGTTATCAGAAAGTTACTTACCCATAGTGCCTTCATAAGTTCGATTCTGGACATGTGCCAGAACTGGTTCATGTCATGTGTCACGCGCGTACGCACCAAGGACCAGGCCACTCGATCAGCTGCATGGAGAAAGATCGATATGATCGGATAATGTTGAAATAGTATATGGAAAACTTGCCACATGAAAGTTGTAAATGGATTACATGCCATGTTTTTAGCACGTTTTGGATATTTTGAATTAAATGGCATTAAAATGTTGTTTGAAACTAGAAGTACCTGGAGTTTCAGACCGTCGTATGATCTATATGTCCAGGCAAGGAATGTGGGATATTTTGGGCCAGTATCGTCCTTTTCCAGGTTGACATCTCTCTTCTAGTAGAGGACACTCGTCGATCGTGAACTGCTCAAGTGAAAGAGGCAAGCCCTGCTCTGGAATGGACGCTAGCTTTGGGCAATCATGGAGCTTCAGAGTCTGAAGAGAGGTGAGGAAGTGAATGCTCTTGCTGAACTTCTTCAGATTTGGGAAGCCAGAAATTGTGAGCTCAGTGAGAGATTTGGGGAGCAGCATCTCCTCCTTCCCGTGGGGCGGAAACGACACCACGTCTGGATCTTcactttggatcaacaacttttTGAGAGAGGTGAGTTTGTGCAATCCCCACTCCCAGAGCTTCTTACAACTCTTGACTTCATAAACTTGAAGTGAAGTCAGGTTGGGGGGAAAGGAAGTCAAACCTTCCAAGTAGTCAATCTCCAATTCCTGAAGAGAGGCGAGATTGTGAATGTCTTCCGGTAACACCACCAATTTTTCGCAGCCGGTGATTCTGATCTCTTTAAGATTGGAGGCTCTTCTCCCCCAACTCAGTCTCGGGATGGAAACAAGACTTCCACAGTTGGAAACCACAAAAGCTTGAAGATTGGAGAGGTGGCATAGGCCCTCCGGCAAGGATTTCAGATTTTGACAACTGCCAATACTAATATATTCAAGAGAATTATTAGCATTGTCGCGGAAGAACCGGTCTGGTGCTATTAACTCTAGCTGCTCACAGGTGAATATCTCAAGGTGCTTAAGCGCCGTGTAAAGCTGGCCTCTCAATGATAACGATGTCAGAGATGGACAAACAGATATCTCCAAGTGctcaagagaaagagaaaaagaagacgaagaagaaccaacaagctcctcctcctccactaaTGATTTCAAACTTCCACACCTCGATATATGTATTCTTTTCAGATTTCGGggaatttgatattttgaaaCATACACCAGAGAGTCGCATTCCGTGATCTTCAAGACTCTAAGAGAAGGTGGCAGGCCAACATCTGGAAAAGAAACTAGACGTGAACATTGCCATATGTGAAGCTTCTGAAGAGATGACAATTGATGCAACCCCTTTGGCAGCTTCGAAAGACGTTCGCATTTGTTGATTTCTAGATATTCAAGCTTACAAGCTAATATTGGAACCTGCAGCAACCCCTCCAATTCTTTTCCAAGATCTTCAACAAGGGCAGAGTTGTCTCCAATAACCAAACGAACAAGAGAAATCAGGTGAGGGAAACATCTATCCTCATTTTTCAATGAAGCCGTCAGCTGCTCACAACTGAGAATCGTCAACTCCTTAATCTTGCCTAATCCTTTCGTAAATCCCCCTGCTTGCAACCGCAGCTCCAAAATATTTGAGAGGCACAAGGTCTCTAATAGCTTCAAGTCAACCTCAGTTGTTGAATGTACCAGCGCTTTGCAACCGTCAATCTTTAATTCTCTCACTTGTTCATAGTTGGCAATTGCAACCACCAATTCCTCGCATCTAACAATCTCAAGTGTTGTTAACGAATTAAGTTTCTTCGGCAACTCACCCCCCAGCTTAGGGCACATTTGGATTGAAAGAAATTTTAGGCCAGGGAAAAAACCACTTTCCATATCCTGATCGAAAGGCAGCCATTTCTCCCAGTGCTTCATATCCGACAACTTGAGAATCTCTAATACTCGAAAGGGCAAGCTACCCTCTCCATAGAATTCAGGACCAACAACTTCCACTGCAGACATTCCACTGACATAAAGTTCTTTAAGGCAAGGCAACTGTCCAACTGGTGGCAAGAGATGACAATTAGTACAATTGTATAAGCTCACACGCACCATGTTAGAGAACAGAGGATCTCCAATCCACGATGAAAATTTCAATCCAGCATAACACTGGATGGTGAGCTCTTTGAGATTTTTAGGAGGTTGTAACATGTCAAGCACGCCCAACTCCATTTCTCTCGATCTGCTCAAATAAGACCATTTCAGCTCCAATGAATCAAGCCTTTCCTTGCCTATTAAATTGGCCCCGCTAGCATCCTTACCGTCCTTCACGTTCTCCAATCCTGAGAGGCACAATGTCCATTGAAGATGCAATAGGGACCCTATCTCTCTTATCCCAGACTGATCACTACCTTTACCCGCCACAAAATACGGCAAGGATTGCAAATTCGTCAGTCTACCTAAATGCGGAGGCATTCCTTCCAACAAATATATTTTGGCAATGTGGAGATGTCGCAAACTAATTAGATTACTCATGTCTACAGTTAATACCTTCAAATTATAACAATTTTCTAAAAACAATGTCTACAAATTGCAAAGAGTTGTTATTGATGTAGGCAAACTCTTTATTTGTGTGTAAGAAAGGTCAAGATACCGTAGATTCCACAATTTACCAATTGCATTGGGCAGCTCAGTTATTTCATAGCCATTCAGTGAAAGCACTCGTAAGATTCGCAATTTTGGCAATAGATCAAATGTAACCCTACGAGTTAGATTGTTACCATCAGATTGTGAAAGTGGTAGGAATGTCCTCAAATGTTTAACTCTGGAGATGGCCTCAAATTTTTTAACACCATCATACTCACCACTGACATAAGACATATGACGAGCCATCGGAAATGGTTTAAGTTGTAAGTCATCATTTTCCTTATCCTCCAGTGAAAAGCATATTTCAGCTGCAGCCCACCGTGCCAACTCACCAACAAGGTCATGCATTACATATTTGTCATTGCCTTTGCTTGCCTTTTGAAATAACGACCTAGACAATAGCTCTTGAAAATAATCACTACCTGTATCTTCAAATTGTTTCTTGTCCTCTGGTCGTTGTTGAACCAAACCCTCTGCAACCCATAGAAGGATCAACTGCTTCTCCCCAAATTCATAGTCATTCGGAAGTAGGGAACAATAGGCAAAGCATCGTTTCAAACTCGAAGGGAGATAGTGATAGCTCAACTTTAATACTGGGAGAATGCCACTATTATCTGATAGACTCCACATCTTGTTGTTTAAGATTTCCTCCCATTCTTCTACTTGTTTACAGCATAGAAGACCACCGAGAGTCCTTGCAGCCAAGGGCAATCCGCTGCATTTTGCAACAATTTTCTTCTTAACCAACTCAAAATTTTGCGGCCTATTATTGGTAATGTCCAAGAGGGAATGATGCTCAAAGACTTTCCAACATTGATCATCTGATATGCAATCCAATTGATAGACAGTGGAACCCATCATTTTTGCAACATTTGCATCGCGTGTTGTCACAACTATCTTACTTCCTAATGCTCCAACACGAAAAGGAGACTGTAATTTTGTCCACAAATCATAGACACATGTATTCCAGACATCGTCtagaaaaattagaaacttTTTGCCACTTAATTCCTTAC is a genomic window containing:
- the LOC137716580 gene encoding pentatricopeptide repeat-containing protein At2g20540-like, which encodes MAALAPPSLPNHNNLPSFSPKITVRMPTTLVLLQMCCNFQEVRQVHAQLVVSGLLDRPLNAGRLLQSYVIVSQIHHALSIFDRISYPDVFAYNNMIRGLILVKSPYHSLLLYNKLLLDRLKPDNYTYTFVLKACSQLNALFEGRQVHCRIVKAGVAMDTHVHSSLIHMYSSSTDSLDCAEQVLAGFSEENTLAKNSLISGYLRWGQVEKARAMFDNMVAKDDASWSAMIGGYTKNGMYADALGIFRKMTMILKVSANESTLVSSLSACAHLGALDQGKWIHTYADKIGAKISVTLGTALIDMYAKCGSIEHGYKIFRKMSQKDAVTWGAMISGFAIHGDAEKCFELFDEMVANGMYPNEVIFVAILSACSHAGRVEMGYEYFYKMVHDYGIRPSIEHYGCMVDLLGRAGRLEEAEELIMSMPENPNSVIWGALLGACRTHGDLRRGNLAFKHLTELEPMSGDRYKLAGIMFANTGEKESATEIQKLIGENELETTRGMSLIEIDGVVHEFVAGSIHHSRHKEIYNMWDKVHRLLVIDETAKNSNTPYMQTSF